The Miscanthus floridulus cultivar M001 chromosome 17, ASM1932011v1, whole genome shotgun sequence genome has a window encoding:
- the LOC136518635 gene encoding LOW QUALITY PROTEIN: putative pentatricopeptide repeat-containing protein At3g28640 (The sequence of the model RefSeq protein was modified relative to this genomic sequence to represent the inferred CDS: inserted 2 bases in 1 codon): MRLYIPKSTFAFCHALLASRLLPTAASPTAPLLSIQALLVTAGLLPRHPDLALLALNSLLHALSRRAACPAHPRLALRLLRLMLSPTTPPALPAPDYLSFPFALSAAAALDAAPXTPSSPSAAGPQLHALLVRNALFPADHYVTTALLQLYSPRPDLARRVFDELPRREVIHYDLLIGSYARAGAPAEGLAVFRAMFAAADDDGVDPDAMVLTTAVAACAQAGALDLGAWVHRYVERAVPGLLADAFLGSALVGMYAKCGCLEEAVRVFDGMPERNAYVWGTMVGALAVHGMAAEAVACLDRMAREDGVRPDGVAVLGALSACAHAGNVEEGLRLLREMRPRYGVMPGHEHYSCAVDMLCRVGRLEDAVGLVETMPMAPLASVWGSVLAGCRSYGNVELAEVSVRELEKLGGTADEGVYVQLSNIYLDANRKDDARRVRKLIGSRGIKKVPAYSAVEVDGEVSSFVADDQAHPRRFEIWEVLRLLADQMTQKPKEEEFIEFVCMLARM; the protein is encoded by the exons ATGCGCCTGTACATCCCCAAATCCACCTTCGCCTTCTGCCACGCGCTCCTCGCCTCCCGCCTCCTCCCCACCGCCGCCTCCCCAACCGCGCCGCTCCTCTCCATCCAGGCCCTCCTCGTCACCGCCGGCCTGCTCCCGCGCCACCCGGATCTCGCCCTGCTCGCGCTCAACTCGCTCCTCCACGCGCTCTCCCGCCGCGCCGCGTGCCCCGCCCACCCGCGCCTCGCGCTCCGCCTTCTCCGCCTCATGCTCTCCCCCACCACTCCCCCGGCGCTCCCCGCCCCGGActacctctccttccccttcgcgctctccgccgccgccgcgctcgacGCCGCCCC GACCCCCTCCTCCCCCTCCGCGGCCGGGCCGCAGCTCCACGCGCTGCTCGTCAGGAACGCGCTGTTCCCGGCCGACCACTACGTCACGACCGCGCTGCTGCAGCTGTACTCGCCCCGCCCGGACCTCGCGCGGAGGGTGTTCGACGAGCTGCCGCGTCGTGAGGTGATCCACTACGACCTGCTCATCGGCTCGTACGCGCGCGCGGGGGCGCCTGCCGAGGGACTCGCGGTGTTCCGTGCCATgttcgccgccgccgacgacgacggGGTGGACCCGGACGCGATGGTGCTGACCACGGCCGTGGCGGCGTGCGCGCAGGCGGGGGCGCTAGACCTCGGCGCGTGGGTGCACCGCTACGTGGAGCGCGCCGTGCCGGGGCTCCTCGCCGACGCCTTCCTCGGGTCCGCGCTCGTCGGCATGTACGCCAAGTGCGGATGCCTGGAAGAGGCGGTGCGGGTGTTCGACGGCATGCCCGAGCGGAACGCCTACGTGTGGGGCACCATGGTGGGCGCGCTCGCGGTGCACGGGATGGCGGCGGAAGCCGTCGCGTGCCTGGACAGGATGGCGCGGGAGGACGGGGTGCGGCCCGACGGCGTCGCCGTGCTCGGTGCGCTGTCCGCGTGCGCGCACGCCGGGAACGTCGAGGAAGGGCTGCGCCTGCTCAGGGAGATGCGGCCCCGCTACGGCGTCATGCCCGGGCACGAGCACTATAGCTGCGCGGTCGACATGCTCTGCCGGGTCGGGCGGCTCGAGGACGCGGTGGGGCTCGTCGAGACCATGCCGATGGCCCCGCTCGCGTCCGTGTGGGGCTCCGTGCTAGCTGGCTGCCGGAGCTACGGCAACGTCGAGCTGGCGGAGGTGTCGGTGCGTGAGCTCGAGAAGCTTGGTGGCACTGCCGATGAGGGCGTGTACGTGCAGCTGTCCAACATCTACCTCGATGCCAACCGCAAGGATGACGCGCGTAGGGTGCGGAAGCTGATCGGCAGCCGGGGGATCAAGAAGGTCCCCGCGTATAGCGCCGTGGAGGTGGACGGCGAGGTGAGCTCGTTCGTTGCCGATGACCAAGCGCACCCGCGGCGATTTGAGATTTGGGAGGTGCTCCGGCTGCTAGCCGACCAGATGACGCAGAAACCAAAGGAAGAAGAATTTATTGAATTTGTTTGCATGCTCGCAAGAATGTAA
- the LOC136518965 gene encoding putative protein phosphatase 2C 46, whose translation MGNRVARLATPCFAPADGHAADDAHHYTDAAGTGAADDGTGVCHILSLDGREGRIHGVLLPSNQSTVGGSLFLSDRASFSGSSSFDSSNSFSFRTLQPRQYSGPLDSYGGSSSIASTSTSATNSGVSSVSRLPSRTDEQILADLYATRHRRRQASCKSSPLLAGLRRAVASVLRAGPCVSPGGGKDHAVAVGNGVPDVDGGAARVQWARGKAGEDRVHVVVSEEHRWMFVGIYDGFNGPDATDYLVAHLYAAVCRELDGVLLRAEEEDDEEEEAARCNGRAGARARNHDVLDALARALRSTEAGYFAEAEARAAECPELAMMGSCVLVALVKGADVYVMNVGDSRAVLAQRAEPDLSRALVGDLAGVKEEIKRQFDACEMGDLVALQLTMDHSTSVYKEARRIRSEHPDDPTCIVNGRVKGSLKVTRAFGAGYLKEPRWNKALLEVFRVKYVGTSPYISCRPYLRHHRVGPRDKFMILASDGLYDYLSNEEVVAQVEAFTASYPDEDPAKYLSHEILLRAANQAGMGFHELLEVQQGDRRRYHDDVSIIIISLEGKIWSSS comes from the exons ATGGGCAACCGCGTGGCGAGGCTGGCCACGCCCTGCTTCGCGCCGGCCGACGGTCACGCCGCGGACGACGCGCACCACTACACGGATGCGGCGGGGACAGGGGCAGCGGATGATGGCACCGGCGTCTGCCACATTCTCAGCTTAGACGGTCGCGAGGGGCGCATCCACGGCGTGCTGCTGCCGTCGAACCAGTCCACGGTGGGCGGCTCCTTGTTCTTAAGCGACCGGGCGTCCTTCTCCGGCTCGTCGTCGTTCGACAGCTCCAACTCCTTCTCGTTCCGGACGCTCCAGCCGCGGCAGTACTCGGGCCCGCTGGACAGctacggcggcagcagcagcatcgCGTCGACGTCGACGTCTGCGACGAACTCGGGCGTGTCGTCGGTGTCGCGGCTCCCCTCACGCACCGACGAGCAGATCCTCGCGGACCTCTACGCCACGCGGCACCGGCGGCGGCAGGCGTCTTGCAAGTCCAGCCCGCTCCTCGCTGGCCTCCGCAGGGCCGTCGCATCGGTGCTGCGCGCGGGGCCGTGCGTGTCCCCCGGCGGCGGGAAGGACCACGCCGTGGCAGTCGGCAACGGTGTGCCGGAcgtcgacggcggcgcggcgagggtGCAGTGGGCTCGCGGGAAGGCCGGGGAGGACAGGGTGCACGTGGTGGTGTCGGAGGAGCACCGCTGGATGTTCGTCGGCATCTACGACGGCTTCAACGGGCCCGACGCCACCGACTACCTCGTCGCGCATCTGTACGCGGCCGTGTGCCGCGAGCTCGACGGCGTGCTGCTGCgtgcggaggaggaggacgacgaggaggaggaggcggcgcggTGCAACGGACGCGCTGGCGCGCGGGCGCGTAACCACGACGTGCTGGACGCGCTGGCCCGAGCCCTGAGGAGCACGGAGGCCGGGTACttcgcggaggcggaggcgcgcGCGGCGGAGTGCCCGGAGCTGGCGATGATGGGGTCGTGCGTGCTGGTGGCGCTGGTGAAGGGCGCCGACGTGTACGTGATGAACGTCGGCGACAGCCGCGCCGTGCTTGCGCAGCGCGCCGAGCCCGACCTGTCGCGGGCCCTCGTCGGCGACCTCGCCGGCGTCAAGGAGGAGATCAAGCGGCAGTTCGACGCGTGCGAGATGGGGGACCTCGTCGCGCTGCAGCTCACCATGGACCACAGCACCAGCGTCTACAAG GAGGCGAGAAGGATCAGGAGCGAGCACCCCGATGATCCCACCTGCATTGTGAATGGCAGGGTGAAGGGCTCGTTGAAGGTGACGAGAGCATTCGGCGCCGGCTACCTGAAAGAGCCGAGGTGGAACAAGGCTCTGCTGGAGGTGTTCCGGGTGAAGTACGTGGGGACGTCGCCGTACATCAGCTGCCGGCCGTACCTCCGGCACCACCGCGTGGGGCCACGGGACAAGTTCATGATCCTCGCCTCCGACGGCCTCTACGACTACCTGAGCAACGAGGAGGTGGTGGCGCAGGTGGAGGCCTTCACCGCCAGCTACCCCGACGAGGACCCCGCCAAGTACCTCAGCCACGAGATCCTCCTCCGCGCCGCCAACCAAGCCG GAATGGGGTTCCATGAGTTGCTCGAGGTTCAGCAAGGCGACCGGAGGCGGTACCATGACGacgtctccatcatcatcatctcattgGAGGGGAAGATTTGGAGCTCATCATAA